In the genome of Oceanispirochaeta sp., one region contains:
- a CDS encoding methyltransferase, translating to MKENLESIKPDRPHIITSEIDAISFYRKMDTPATVVEMLAGRYVLIEEFYSNGLQVLSELKRNLQLRYRDQSFQGQRDYRSAFREASHRLLLKVKDNELVVRKCPNIGWLKILYPDVADFFISFPEVQGLNSSWQWYQKGVEINVLKLSLHPFYGTYFPTRFDHLLLFDKWLKAYKGPRNRAIDIGVGSGVLTFQLIHSGFLNIFASDTNKNAIIGVSQESLRLGMNKKINLSLGDLFTDCDFMADLIVFNPPWLIAKHKLEEGIDKAIYYEKELFPRFFEQAKKHLAPEGKLVLLFSNLAQVIGENNLHPISEELERHDRFSKELQLQRNVKQASTKTKRTDSRSNEKVELWILTHKGK from the coding sequence CAACTGTCGTCGAGATGCTTGCCGGCAGGTATGTTCTGATTGAAGAATTCTATAGTAACGGTCTGCAGGTCTTATCAGAACTGAAACGGAACCTCCAGCTCAGATACCGGGATCAGAGTTTTCAGGGACAGCGCGACTACCGGTCCGCCTTTCGGGAAGCCTCGCATCGACTCCTGCTGAAAGTGAAAGACAATGAGCTCGTCGTGCGCAAATGTCCCAATATTGGCTGGCTGAAAATATTATACCCTGATGTCGCTGATTTTTTTATATCCTTTCCAGAAGTTCAGGGGCTGAATAGCTCATGGCAGTGGTACCAGAAGGGGGTTGAAATTAATGTCCTGAAATTATCTCTTCACCCCTTTTATGGCACATATTTTCCGACACGATTTGATCATCTGCTTCTCTTTGATAAATGGTTGAAGGCATACAAAGGACCCAGAAACCGGGCCATTGATATCGGTGTCGGTAGTGGTGTGTTAACATTTCAATTAATCCACAGCGGCTTTCTGAATATTTTTGCTTCTGATACAAATAAAAATGCCATCATCGGGGTCTCTCAGGAAAGTCTCCGCCTGGGAATGAATAAAAAAATCAATCTCAGCCTGGGGGATCTATTCACCGATTGTGATTTTATGGCGGATCTGATTGTCTTTAATCCTCCCTGGTTAATAGCGAAACATAAACTGGAAGAGGGTATTGATAAAGCCATATATTATGAGAAAGAACTGTTTCCTCGTTTCTTTGAACAAGCCAAAAAACATCTGGCTCCAGAGGGGAAACTGGTCCTGCTCTTTTCAAATCTGGCTCAGGTCATAGGAGAAAATAACCTTCATCCAATTAGTGAAGAACTGGAAAGGCATGACCGTTTTTCAAAAGAACTACAGCTTCAAAGGAATGTAAAACAAGCATCAACAAAAACAAAGCGGACAGACTCCCGGAGCAATGAGAAGGTTGAATTATGGATTTTGACGCATAAAGGGAAATAA